Proteins encoded by one window of Sorangium aterium:
- a CDS encoding 3-deoxy-7-phosphoheptulonate synthase class II: MYVPAQPWSPDSWRERFNAAPLPYDEPEAVQAAVEKLRALPPLVTSWEVERLKGYLAEAQLGRRFVLQGGDCAETLDDCRPNIVTNKLKILLQMSLVLVHGARRPVVRLGRFAGQYAKPRSSPVETRDGVSLPSYFGDLINRAPFDASSRRPDPNLMITGYQHAAITLNFIRSLSEGGFADLHHPEYWDLSFLERADLPGELRERYQRMTEQVGEALRFMEALAEVPVGELSRAEFFTSHEGLNLHYESAQTRKVARRPGFYDLTTHLPWIGERTRQPDGAHVEFFSGVENPLGIKLGPKTLRDDVIRLLDRLNPADEPGKIVLIVRMGAGRVRDGLPPLIEAVRSAGRKVLWMSDPMHGNTLTTSGGIKTRNFEDILTEIEGSFEVHESMGSHLGGVHFELTGDDVTECVGAGLTESDLDQRYASLCDPRLNYRQSLEMAFRIAHRMTEASRRAKG, translated from the coding sequence ATGTACGTTCCTGCTCAACCCTGGTCGCCGGATTCATGGCGTGAACGTTTCAACGCTGCGCCCCTCCCGTATGACGAGCCCGAGGCCGTCCAGGCGGCCGTCGAGAAGCTCCGGGCGTTGCCGCCGCTCGTGACCTCGTGGGAGGTCGAGCGACTCAAAGGCTATCTGGCCGAAGCGCAGCTCGGCCGCCGGTTCGTGCTCCAGGGGGGAGACTGCGCGGAGACGCTCGACGACTGCCGCCCGAACATCGTCACGAACAAGCTGAAGATCCTGCTCCAGATGTCGCTCGTGCTTGTGCACGGCGCCCGCCGGCCGGTGGTGCGCCTCGGGCGCTTTGCCGGGCAGTACGCCAAGCCGCGCTCCAGCCCGGTCGAGACGCGCGACGGCGTGAGCTTGCCCAGCTATTTCGGGGATCTCATCAATCGTGCTCCCTTCGACGCCTCCTCCCGGCGCCCCGATCCGAACCTGATGATCACGGGATATCAGCACGCGGCGATCACCCTGAATTTCATCCGTTCCCTGTCGGAGGGCGGCTTCGCCGATCTGCACCACCCGGAGTACTGGGACCTGAGCTTCCTCGAGCGGGCGGATCTGCCCGGCGAGCTGCGCGAGCGATACCAGCGGATGACGGAGCAGGTCGGGGAGGCCCTTCGGTTCATGGAGGCGCTCGCGGAGGTGCCGGTCGGGGAGCTCTCGCGGGCCGAGTTCTTCACGAGCCATGAAGGGCTCAACCTGCACTACGAGTCCGCGCAGACGCGGAAGGTCGCGCGCCGGCCCGGCTTCTACGACCTGACGACCCACCTGCCCTGGATCGGCGAGCGCACGCGGCAGCCGGACGGCGCGCACGTCGAGTTCTTCAGCGGCGTGGAGAACCCGCTGGGCATCAAGCTCGGCCCGAAGACGCTCCGCGACGACGTGATTCGCCTCCTCGACCGGCTCAACCCGGCGGACGAGCCGGGCAAGATCGTGCTCATCGTGCGCATGGGCGCGGGCCGCGTGCGCGACGGGCTCCCGCCGCTCATCGAGGCGGTGCGGTCCGCCGGGCGCAAGGTGCTCTGGATGTCCGACCCGATGCACGGCAACACACTGACGACGTCCGGCGGGATCAAGACACGGAATTTCGAGGATATCCTCACCGAGATCGAGGGGAGCTTCGAGGTGCACGAGTCCATGGGATCCCACCTCGGCGGCGTTCACTTCGAGCTCACGGGCGACGATGTCACCGAGTGCGTCGGGGCAGGGCTCACGGAGTCCGATCTCGACCAGCGCTACGCGAGCCTGTGCGACCCGAGGCTGAACTACCGCCAGTCCCTCGAGATGGCGTTCCGTATCGCCCACCGCATGACGGAGGCCTCCCGGCGCGCGAAAGGCTGA
- a CDS encoding RNA polymerase sigma factor has translation MTPPRSSPSAPPSAPARPSFETVYAVGLPFLHHALRWLGVSVNDLDDMLQEVFLAAYRGLASYEPWRFHAAPAGGLSASGPPPLRITPEAALHRWLFGIAWRKTSHYHARAHRRREIPSGAGVSWPFDGRAPAPTPEQSLASADRAEIVTALLLKVAPERRVILVMYDLLGVAVADIAGELSLNENTVRSRLRLAREDFRAAVARQSAERRSALCALTASERPLHTSATTMLHAVRAFPAVPAPAARALWRRLQQRIAERSAIARTTPPALW, from the coding sequence ATGACGCCGCCGCGTTCCTCGCCGTCCGCGCCGCCGTCCGCGCCGGCGCGCCCGTCGTTCGAGACGGTCTATGCCGTGGGCTTGCCGTTCCTTCATCACGCGCTCCGCTGGCTGGGCGTCTCGGTGAACGATCTGGACGACATGCTCCAGGAGGTCTTCCTCGCGGCCTATCGGGGCCTGGCCAGCTACGAGCCATGGCGTTTCCACGCGGCCCCTGCGGGCGGGCTCTCCGCGTCAGGGCCGCCGCCCCTTCGCATCACGCCCGAGGCGGCGCTGCATCGGTGGCTGTTCGGCATCGCATGGCGAAAGACGAGCCACTACCACGCGCGCGCTCACCGGCGCCGCGAGATCCCCTCCGGGGCCGGCGTGTCCTGGCCGTTCGACGGGCGCGCCCCGGCGCCGACGCCGGAGCAGTCGCTCGCGAGCGCGGACCGCGCCGAGATCGTGACGGCGCTGCTGCTGAAGGTCGCGCCCGAGCGGCGCGTGATCCTCGTCATGTACGATCTCCTCGGCGTCGCGGTGGCCGACATCGCCGGCGAGCTTTCGCTCAACGAGAACACGGTCCGCTCCCGCCTGCGCCTCGCCCGCGAGGACTTCCGCGCCGCGGTCGCGCGTCAGTCGGCCGAGCGCCGCAGCGCCCTGTGCGCCCTCACCGCGTCGGAGCGCCCCCTCCACACGAGCGCCACAACCATGCTCCACGCCGTGCGCGCGTTCCCTGCCGTCCCCGCGCCCGCTGCACGCGCGCTCTGGCGCCGCCTCCAGCAGCGGATCGCCGAGCGCTCCGCGATTGCCAGGACCACCCCGCCAGCACTGTGGTAA
- a CDS encoding RtcB family protein → MSARISAWLPEGASAALSASLSRLARTEDVAHIAVMPDAHVADDVCVGTVTATTRRLLPAAVGGDIGCGMVALRLRADADLLADRDRAAQLLSALGRHVPHLLRPAAGAPPLPGDLAEARLAAPRLEAMKHREGRMELGTLGRGNHFLEVQRDEEGALWLLLHSGSRAMGPAIRQHHEALAARNASGVRFLDADSEAGRAYLDDAAWAARYARASRARMVTEALSLFAELFGVDADASSRVEVDHNHVRREEHGGRALWVHRKGAMGLREGELGVVPGSMGSPSFHVEGRGHPEALGSSAHGAGRALPRGEARRRIGARQLLREAEGVWFDHRLADRLREEAPSAYKDIGAVMRAQRDLVRVARRLWPVLVYKAP, encoded by the coding sequence GTGAGCGCGCGCATCTCCGCGTGGCTCCCGGAGGGCGCGAGCGCGGCGCTCAGCGCGTCGCTCTCGCGGCTCGCGCGCACCGAAGACGTCGCGCACATCGCGGTCATGCCGGACGCGCACGTGGCCGACGACGTGTGCGTCGGCACGGTGACCGCCACGACCCGTCGCCTCCTGCCGGCGGCGGTCGGCGGCGACATCGGCTGCGGCATGGTCGCGCTGCGGCTCCGCGCGGACGCCGATCTGCTCGCGGATCGCGATCGCGCGGCGCAGCTCCTCTCCGCGCTGGGCCGCCACGTCCCTCACCTGTTGCGCCCCGCCGCCGGCGCCCCGCCGCTGCCCGGCGATCTCGCCGAGGCGCGGCTCGCCGCGCCTCGCCTCGAGGCGATGAAGCACCGCGAGGGCCGGATGGAGCTGGGCACGCTGGGCCGGGGCAACCATTTCCTGGAGGTGCAACGCGACGAGGAGGGCGCGCTGTGGCTGCTCCTCCATAGCGGTTCGCGCGCCATGGGCCCCGCGATCCGGCAGCACCACGAGGCGCTCGCGGCGCGCAACGCGTCGGGCGTCCGCTTCCTCGACGCCGACAGCGAAGCCGGGCGCGCGTACCTCGATGACGCCGCCTGGGCCGCAAGGTACGCGCGGGCGAGCCGCGCACGGATGGTCACCGAGGCCCTCTCGCTCTTCGCCGAGCTGTTCGGCGTCGACGCCGACGCGTCGTCGCGCGTCGAGGTCGATCACAACCACGTCCGGCGCGAGGAGCACGGCGGACGCGCGCTGTGGGTGCACCGCAAGGGCGCCATGGGGCTCCGCGAGGGGGAGCTCGGCGTCGTGCCCGGGTCGATGGGGAGCCCGAGCTTCCACGTCGAGGGGCGCGGCCACCCCGAGGCGCTCGGCTCGTCAGCGCACGGCGCCGGGCGCGCGCTGCCGCGGGGCGAGGCGCGGCGCCGCATCGGCGCGCGGCAGCTGCTGCGAGAGGCCGAGGGCGTGTGGTTCGACCACCGCCTCGCGGACCGGCTGCGCGAGGAGGCGCCCTCGGCGTACAAGGACATCGGCGCGGTCATGCGGGCGCAACGCGACCTCGTGCGCGTCGCGCGCCGGCTCTGGCCGGTGCTCGTCTACAAGGCGCCATGA
- a CDS encoding glutathione S-transferase family protein has translation MAELTLYIGNRTYSSWSLRAWLVLKQAGADFEEVVIPLRAPGTRTLEIQRYSPSGKVPALQHGALTIWESLAIAEYAAEIFPAAKLWPEARDARAVARSVSAEMASSFTALRTALPMNVRRKIQGVAITDAASEDIARVQVIWNDCRSRFGQGGEFLFGRFSVADAMYAPVATRFDTYGVELDAVSRRYVASILGLPAMQAWVAKAREEPHIIEAYEAIGVVGV, from the coding sequence ATGGCTGAGCTCACCCTCTATATCGGGAACAGGACCTATTCCTCGTGGTCGCTCCGGGCCTGGCTCGTCCTGAAGCAGGCTGGCGCCGATTTCGAAGAGGTGGTGATCCCCCTCAGGGCGCCGGGCACGCGCACGCTCGAGATCCAGCGTTACTCTCCGTCGGGCAAGGTGCCGGCCTTGCAGCACGGGGCGCTCACGATCTGGGAGTCGCTCGCGATCGCCGAGTATGCGGCGGAGATCTTCCCCGCGGCGAAGCTCTGGCCGGAGGCGCGCGACGCGCGCGCCGTCGCGCGATCGGTGAGCGCCGAGATGGCGAGCAGCTTCACGGCGCTCCGCACCGCGCTGCCGATGAACGTGCGGCGGAAGATCCAGGGCGTGGCGATCACCGACGCGGCGTCGGAGGACATCGCGCGCGTCCAGGTGATATGGAACGACTGCCGATCGCGGTTCGGCCAGGGAGGCGAGTTCCTGTTCGGGCGCTTCAGCGTGGCGGACGCCATGTACGCGCCGGTCGCGACGCGGTTCGACACGTACGGCGTCGAGCTCGACGCCGTCTCCCGGCGCTACGTGGCGTCGATCCTCGGGCTGCCCGCGATGCAGGCGTGGGTCGCCAAGGCCAGGGAGGAGCCGCACATCATCGAGGCGTACGAGGCCATCGGCGTCGTGGGCGTGTAA
- a CDS encoding ribosome-binding factor A, which yields MFGRTAARNAQRKERQLCRQVQEAVSDALAALRDDVLQGVWVMGVEPAPDASRLAVVVQVRPGTPPELAAARLEKVAGYVRSEVAGAITRKRAPTLAFQVLPPEGEP from the coding sequence TTGTTCGGTCGGACGGCGGCGCGGAACGCGCAGCGCAAGGAGCGCCAGCTCTGCCGTCAGGTGCAGGAGGCGGTGAGCGACGCGCTCGCCGCGCTCCGCGACGACGTCCTCCAGGGCGTCTGGGTGATGGGTGTGGAGCCGGCGCCGGACGCCAGCCGGCTCGCGGTGGTCGTGCAGGTCAGGCCTGGCACGCCGCCGGAGCTGGCGGCGGCGCGGCTGGAGAAGGTGGCGGGCTACGTGCGCTCGGAGGTCGCAGGGGCGATCACCCGCAAGCGCGCGCCGACGCTCGCGTTTCAGGTGCTGCCGCCGGAGGGAGAGCCGTGA
- a CDS encoding NAD-dependent epimerase/dehydratase family protein, with product MKELRSFVVGGAGFIGSHLADRLVERGPVTIYDNLSVGRRAFVASHLASGRAALVEADVLDLERLTEAMAGHDLVVHLAANPEARWGLARTRLDLDQGTIATYNVLEAMRRTAVGRLIFSSSGTVYGDTARRCAEGDLGALPISLYGASKLAGEALISAYVECFGLTAWIYRFGNVVGPRGTHGAALDFLKKLRDRRTELEVLGDGRQSKPYLDVRDCAEGILFGFDQARERLNIYNLAPEDTTSVSRIADLCVAASPYPDAVIRYQGGERGWPGDVPRSRMDPGKLAALGFRVRHTSDEAVRMAVEALASEVFGGELAR from the coding sequence ATGAAGGAGCTCAGGTCGTTCGTCGTCGGCGGCGCCGGGTTCATCGGGAGCCACCTTGCCGATCGCCTGGTCGAGCGCGGCCCCGTGACGATCTACGACAACCTCTCTGTCGGGCGCCGCGCGTTCGTGGCGTCGCACCTCGCCTCCGGGCGCGCGGCGCTCGTCGAGGCCGACGTCCTCGATCTGGAGCGGCTCACCGAGGCCATGGCGGGCCACGACCTCGTCGTGCACCTCGCGGCGAACCCCGAGGCGCGCTGGGGGCTCGCGCGGACGCGGCTCGACCTCGATCAGGGCACCATCGCGACGTACAACGTGCTCGAGGCGATGCGGCGGACGGCCGTCGGCCGGCTGATCTTCTCGTCCTCCGGGACGGTCTACGGCGACACCGCGCGTCGGTGCGCGGAGGGCGATCTCGGCGCCTTGCCCATCTCGCTCTACGGCGCGAGCAAGCTCGCGGGCGAGGCGCTCATCAGCGCCTATGTCGAGTGCTTCGGCCTCACGGCGTGGATCTACCGCTTCGGCAACGTCGTCGGGCCGCGCGGGACGCACGGCGCGGCGCTCGATTTCCTGAAGAAGCTGCGCGATCGGCGGACGGAGCTCGAGGTGCTCGGCGATGGACGCCAGTCGAAGCCGTACCTCGATGTCCGGGACTGCGCGGAGGGGATCCTGTTCGGCTTCGATCAGGCCAGGGAGCGGCTCAACATCTACAACCTCGCGCCCGAGGACACGACGAGCGTCTCGCGCATCGCGGACCTGTGCGTGGCGGCGTCGCCCTATCCCGACGCGGTGATCCGGTATCAGGGAGGCGAGCGCGGGTGGCCTGGGGACGTGCCGCGATCGCGGATGGATCCTGGCAAGCTGGCGGCGCTGGGCTTCCGGGTGCGCCACACGAGCGACGAGGCGGTCCGGATGGCGGTGGAGGCGCTGGCGAGCGAGGTGTTCGGGGGCGAGCTGGCGCGGTGA
- a CDS encoding S8 family serine peptidase: MEFERAPAARDSGGDRVKRLVEEERELFRRAAAARGLRYKQRFSFEELWNGLSVRVAQESSAALADMPGVKAVYPVVPVELDTTRAAPTVDPDLAVAGEMSGADVVRRELGVTGEGIRVGVIDSGIDYNHPDLGGCFGPGCRVAFGYDFVGDDFVAGDPSKPPVPDGQPDDCLGHGTHVAGIIGANGVVQGVAPDVTFGAYRVFGCRGGSRADIILKAMERAASDGMHVINISIGTPFQWPDYPTAAAASALVGRGVVVVASIGNSGEKGLWAAGAPGVGEAVIGTASVDSTRVTTLSFTVSPGDAVIGYARAAGSPPAPLSGSAALARTGTITSARDACAALPAGSLAGQIALVRRGGCSFHLKATRAQAAGAVGVVLYNDRAGAMSPSVEGDDPITIPVVGIAQADGELLNARLDAGSVTQTWTHRAVAARNGTAGLVSRFSSYGLSAALSFKPDLAAPGGTIYSTVPIEQGSYDTLSGTSMAAPHVAGAVALLLAARPELSAARVRDVLQNTAVPAPWSGDVSAGVPESAHRQGAGVIRVDRAIRATTMIIPGKVSLGESEAGPAARTLTLENSSGHDVTYDLSHVPAACATAGDHWAPASATTGAARVDFSAASVTVPAAGSATVSVTVTASDALAEGGLFGGYLVFTPRGGAADGLLRVPYAGFKGDYQSLPVLKPSGLGAPWLGKLSGTRLTQQPRGAAYTLESDDVPYVVVHLDHGAERMTLDIVDATTAKPWGRALMLSHVGQSASATSVTRYGWKGTTTLDGRLTVVPDGDYLIKLRALRALGDPDNEAHWETWTSPVVTLDRP; the protein is encoded by the coding sequence GTGGAGTTCGAGCGAGCGCCGGCTGCGAGGGACAGCGGGGGCGACCGCGTCAAGCGCCTTGTCGAGGAGGAGCGGGAGCTCTTCCGGCGAGCTGCCGCGGCCCGCGGGCTCCGGTACAAACAACGATTCTCGTTCGAGGAGCTCTGGAACGGCCTCTCCGTCCGGGTCGCGCAGGAGAGCTCCGCCGCGCTCGCGGACATGCCCGGGGTCAAGGCCGTCTACCCCGTGGTGCCGGTGGAGCTCGACACCACGCGCGCGGCGCCGACGGTCGACCCGGACCTCGCCGTCGCAGGCGAGATGTCGGGCGCGGACGTCGTGCGCCGAGAGCTCGGCGTGACCGGCGAGGGCATCCGCGTCGGCGTGATCGACAGCGGCATCGACTACAATCACCCCGATCTCGGAGGCTGCTTCGGCCCGGGCTGCCGCGTGGCGTTTGGCTACGATTTCGTCGGCGACGATTTCGTCGCCGGCGACCCGAGCAAGCCGCCCGTGCCCGACGGACAGCCCGACGATTGCCTGGGCCATGGCACGCACGTCGCCGGCATCATCGGGGCGAACGGGGTCGTGCAGGGCGTGGCCCCGGACGTGACCTTCGGCGCTTACCGCGTGTTCGGCTGCCGCGGCGGCTCTCGCGCGGACATCATCCTCAAGGCGATGGAGCGGGCAGCCAGCGACGGCATGCACGTCATCAACATCAGCATCGGAACGCCGTTCCAGTGGCCTGACTACCCGACGGCGGCGGCGGCGAGCGCGCTCGTCGGGCGCGGCGTCGTGGTCGTGGCGTCGATCGGCAACAGCGGCGAGAAGGGGCTCTGGGCCGCCGGCGCGCCCGGCGTGGGAGAGGCGGTCATCGGCACCGCGTCCGTCGACAGCACCCGCGTCACCACCCTGTCGTTCACCGTCTCGCCGGGCGACGCCGTGATCGGCTACGCTCGCGCCGCCGGGAGCCCGCCCGCGCCGCTCTCGGGGAGCGCCGCTCTCGCGCGCACGGGGACGATCACCAGCGCGCGCGACGCGTGCGCCGCTCTCCCCGCTGGCAGCCTCGCGGGCCAGATCGCGCTCGTCCGGCGCGGCGGCTGCTCGTTCCACCTGAAGGCCACGCGCGCGCAGGCCGCGGGCGCCGTCGGCGTCGTGCTCTACAACGACCGGGCCGGGGCGATGAGCCCGTCCGTGGAGGGCGACGACCCGATCACCATCCCTGTCGTGGGGATCGCGCAGGCGGACGGCGAGCTCCTCAACGCGCGCCTCGACGCGGGATCCGTGACCCAGACCTGGACCCATCGGGCCGTGGCCGCGCGGAACGGCACCGCGGGCCTCGTCTCCCGCTTCAGCTCGTACGGCCTGAGCGCGGCGCTGTCCTTCAAGCCCGATCTCGCGGCGCCCGGCGGCACGATCTACTCGACGGTGCCGATCGAGCAAGGCTCGTACGACACGCTCAGCGGGACGTCGATGGCGGCGCCGCACGTGGCCGGGGCCGTCGCGCTCCTGCTCGCCGCGCGCCCGGAGCTGTCCGCGGCGCGCGTGCGCGACGTCCTGCAGAACACCGCGGTCCCCGCGCCGTGGAGCGGCGATGTGAGCGCCGGCGTGCCGGAGAGCGCGCATCGGCAGGGCGCAGGGGTGATCCGCGTCGACCGGGCGATCCGCGCGACCACCATGATCATCCCGGGAAAGGTCTCGCTGGGAGAGAGCGAGGCCGGCCCCGCCGCGCGCACGCTGACGCTCGAGAACTCGAGCGGGCACGACGTCACCTACGACCTGTCGCACGTGCCCGCGGCGTGCGCGACCGCGGGTGACCACTGGGCGCCGGCGAGCGCCACGACCGGCGCCGCGCGCGTCGATTTCAGCGCCGCGAGCGTCACGGTGCCCGCCGCCGGGAGCGCGACCGTCTCCGTCACGGTCACGGCGAGCGATGCGCTCGCGGAAGGCGGCCTGTTCGGCGGCTACCTCGTGTTCACGCCGCGGGGCGGCGCGGCCGACGGCCTGCTGCGGGTGCCGTATGCGGGCTTCAAGGGCGATTATCAGAGCCTGCCCGTCCTCAAGCCGTCGGGTCTCGGGGCTCCGTGGCTCGGCAAGCTGAGCGGGACGCGCCTGACCCAGCAGCCGCGCGGCGCCGCCTACACGCTGGAGTCGGACGACGTGCCGTATGTGGTCGTCCACCTCGATCACGGCGCGGAGCGCATGACGCTGGACATCGTCGACGCCACCACGGCGAAGCCGTGGGGGCGCGCGCTGATGCTGTCCCACGTCGGTCAGAGCGCTTCCGCGACGTCGGTCACGCGGTACGGATGGAAGGGGACGACGACGCTCGACGGGAGGCTGACCGTCGTCCCGGACGGGGATTACCTGATCAAGCTCCGCGCGCTCCGTGCGCTCGGCGATCCGGACAACGAGGCGCACTGGGAGACGTGGACGTCGCCTGTCGTCACCCTCGATCGGCCGTGA
- a CDS encoding serine/threonine-protein kinase: MSDTERQAALAAVRGAQAAAAAAAATSTTAETVRPPPPPPPAAGAAAHELAAETVRPAALPKGLAAAAAHDATADTVRPPAPPAGSAAGPPDSAAGGQPAEADPLVGTTVAGAYHVIRLLGEGGMGRVYETHHTRIPGKRFALKTLHPELAQQPTVLARFQREAEAAASIRSPHVVEIFDVNRLSDGRPCIIAEYLEGKGLDELLAGSGGRLPAGAAVRIAREVCEGIAAAHAAGIVHRDIKPENIFLTGDPACPTVKVLDFGISKTSAPSTLTRTGMVLGTPAYMAPEQAKGEDIDPRADIYAVGAVLYHALTGQRPFERSDPTAVLLAVMTEEPPPPRSLNPEIPPGLEVIVQRAMAKQREGRHASMGELAGELAPYEEAAAPGPPSARASLARASVVLGRPYALSHAFGLPGSASSEAYLTRQMVFLVVSLGLGWLGAGLVSCLAGFARAARGDAAAMSGQGATLLTLGILCALFGVGLLGGFYIFRRVWRDDARMSALAPRLTTPVVLALVAYGSASLLVRLVEAVVLRRAIGIAWPVWDALLFLISALAAGAAALFQWRGQRR, from the coding sequence ATGAGCGACACGGAGCGGCAGGCCGCGCTTGCCGCCGTGCGCGGAGCGCAGGCCGCGGCCGCCGCCGCTGCCGCCACCTCCACGACCGCGGAGACGGTTCGCCCTCCGCCGCCCCCTCCGCCCGCGGCGGGCGCGGCGGCGCACGAGCTGGCCGCGGAGACGGTCCGCCCCGCTGCCCTCCCCAAGGGGCTGGCAGCGGCGGCGGCGCACGACGCGACCGCCGACACGGTCCGTCCACCCGCTCCTCCCGCGGGGAGCGCGGCGGGCCCCCCGGACAGCGCGGCCGGCGGGCAGCCGGCGGAGGCGGACCCGCTCGTCGGCACCACGGTGGCGGGCGCGTACCACGTCATCCGCCTGCTCGGTGAAGGCGGCATGGGCCGCGTCTACGAGACGCACCACACCCGCATCCCGGGCAAGCGGTTCGCGCTGAAGACGCTCCACCCCGAGCTCGCCCAGCAGCCCACCGTCCTCGCGCGGTTCCAGCGCGAGGCCGAGGCCGCGGCGTCGATCCGGAGCCCGCACGTCGTCGAGATCTTCGACGTGAACCGGCTGAGCGACGGCCGACCGTGCATCATCGCCGAGTACCTGGAGGGCAAGGGCCTCGACGAGCTCCTCGCAGGGTCGGGAGGGCGGCTGCCGGCCGGCGCCGCGGTGCGGATCGCGCGCGAGGTATGCGAAGGCATCGCGGCCGCGCACGCCGCGGGCATCGTGCACCGGGACATCAAGCCGGAGAACATCTTCCTCACGGGCGACCCTGCGTGCCCGACCGTGAAGGTCCTCGATTTCGGCATCTCGAAGACCTCCGCGCCGTCCACGCTCACGAGGACGGGCATGGTGCTCGGAACGCCGGCGTACATGGCCCCGGAGCAGGCGAAGGGGGAAGATATCGACCCTCGAGCCGACATCTACGCCGTGGGGGCGGTCCTCTACCACGCGCTCACGGGGCAGCGCCCCTTCGAGCGCAGCGACCCGACGGCAGTCCTCCTCGCCGTCATGACGGAGGAGCCGCCGCCGCCGCGATCGCTGAACCCGGAGATCCCGCCGGGCCTGGAGGTCATCGTCCAGCGCGCCATGGCGAAGCAGCGAGAGGGCCGCCACGCCTCGATGGGCGAGCTCGCCGGCGAGCTCGCGCCCTACGAGGAAGCGGCCGCGCCCGGGCCGCCCAGCGCTCGCGCGTCGCTCGCGCGCGCGTCCGTCGTGCTCGGGCGGCCTTACGCGCTCTCGCACGCGTTCGGCCTGCCCGGCTCCGCGTCGTCCGAGGCGTACCTGACGCGGCAGATGGTCTTCCTCGTGGTGAGCCTCGGCCTGGGGTGGCTCGGCGCGGGCCTCGTCAGCTGCCTCGCCGGCTTCGCGCGCGCGGCGCGCGGCGACGCCGCCGCGATGTCGGGCCAGGGAGCCACCTTGCTCACGCTCGGGATCCTGTGCGCCCTGTTCGGCGTCGGGCTGCTCGGCGGCTTCTATATCTTTCGCCGCGTCTGGAGGGACGACGCCCGGATGAGCGCGCTCGCGCCGCGGCTCACGACGCCCGTCGTGCTCGCCCTCGTGGCCTACGGGTCCGCGTCGCTGCTCGTGCGGCTCGTCGAGGCCGTGGTCCTGCGGCGCGCCATCGGCATCGCGTGGCCGGTCTGGGACGCGCTGCTCTTCCTCATCAGCGCGCTCGCCGCGGGCGCCGCCGCCCTGTTCCAGTGGCGAGGCCAGCGGCGATGA
- a CDS encoding class I SAM-dependent methyltransferase: MTVLERALFSLHHRLVHVPRVVRVARALAAQVGPAASLLDVGAGDGTVALEVARLVGAPRVVGVDVKARPGAALPVIGYDGERLPFPDAAFEAVLLSDVLHHAARPGALLAEALRVASRVVALKDHFRFGPVSERVLLWMDLAGNAAPGVEVRGTYFTPGGLVDLVRGAGGRITGLEWPLRIHDLPFRLVTQDRLQFAARIERLASGIAGAAGDA; encoded by the coding sequence ATGACGGTCCTAGAGCGCGCCTTGTTCTCCTTGCACCATCGCCTGGTCCACGTGCCGCGCGTGGTCCGCGTCGCGCGGGCGCTGGCCGCGCAGGTGGGCCCTGCGGCGTCGCTGCTCGACGTGGGCGCGGGTGACGGCACGGTCGCGCTGGAGGTCGCGCGCCTGGTCGGGGCGCCCCGCGTCGTCGGCGTGGACGTGAAGGCGCGTCCCGGGGCGGCGCTGCCGGTCATCGGCTATGACGGCGAGCGCCTCCCCTTCCCCGACGCGGCGTTCGAGGCGGTGCTCCTCTCCGACGTGCTGCACCACGCCGCGCGCCCCGGCGCGCTGCTCGCCGAGGCGCTGCGGGTCGCGTCCCGCGTCGTCGCGCTCAAGGATCACTTCCGGTTCGGCCCGGTCTCGGAGCGCGTGCTGCTCTGGATGGATCTCGCCGGGAACGCCGCGCCCGGCGTCGAGGTGCGGGGCACGTATTTCACGCCGGGCGGGCTCGTCGATCTCGTGCGCGGCGCGGGCGGTCGCATCACCGGCCTCGAGTGGCCGCTCCGGATCCACGATCTGCCGTTCCGCCTCGTGACCCAGGATCGCCTCCAGTTCGCGGCGCGGATCGAGCGCCTGGCCTCGGGGATCGCGGGAGCCGCGGGAGACGCGTGA